In Carya illinoinensis cultivar Pawnee chromosome 7, C.illinoinensisPawnee_v1, whole genome shotgun sequence, the following are encoded in one genomic region:
- the LOC122317379 gene encoding serine/threonine-protein kinase-like protein CCR4 produces the protein MAFFFNNSNFILLLTVSLSLVSCIPFVYSLSPVSISETSDQTLICAITTPPNQPVFHLNCTSFPPGKGIRIPENPNESFSGIVAGDGFFCALRPPSSSSTSIVRCWRFSTDGTVYSKRIYRGPVLKELDAGNYHICGLVNETSRLECWQWPGFSPSIDHKFSSIAVGENFVCGLSQFHKINCSGSNSANKVVGKEPSGKYSLVSAGFRHACAIHLDNSSLYCWGDLNMVGEEPRGEFTSLALGENRGCALKLDGRVVCWGEQDFSLPENLQLTYFTSIEAKRSVFCGVASKDLGLYCWGNDNLDSKFPVFERVLPGPCRSECPCSPLVGSSLICGQQMICERCARRNYPSLPPWAPSPLPGEETGSTGWDDKMVAFLVVGCVGSSALLLVCCFFLFRYCKGKGCRVHDSGRLDETGTTAEAGDQPAAAPPGPAPVLEKRLSHLISLGNGGGQLEEFSLQTLLEATNNFSEDHKIGTGSFGSVYHAALDDGREVAIKRAEISMSSTTSPYATKREDDKDNAFLNELEALSRLHHKNLVRLYGFCEDSNERVLVYEYMHNGTLNDHLHRLQSSPLVSWAARIKVALDAARGIEYLHVYAVPPIIHRDIKSSNILLDATWTAKVSDFGLSLMGPVGEESHLSLRAAGTVGYMDPEYYRLQKLTTKSDVYSFGIVLLEMLSGYKAIHKNENRVPRNIVDFVVPYITQDEIHRVLDPKVPPPTPFEIEAVAYVGYLAADCVESEGRDRPSMTEIVSILERALAACLAPPALSRSTTGSST, from the coding sequence ATGGCTTTCTTCTTTAACAACTCCAACTTTATCCTGCTCTTAACCGTCTCCTTATCCTTGGTTTCTTGTATTCCGTTCGTTTATTCACTCTCCCCTGTATCGATTTCTGAGACTTCTGATCAAACATTGATCTGTGCAATAACTACGCCCCCTAACCAGCCAGTTTTCCACCTTAACTGTACTAGTTTCCCTCCAGGAAAAGGAATTCGAATCCCCGAGAATCCCAACGAGTCATTTTCTGGCATAGTCGCTGGAGACGGGTTTTTCTGCGCTTTGAGGCCGCCATCTTCCTCATCCACATCGATCGTGCGTTGTTGGAGGTTCTCTACCGATGGTACTGTGTACTCCAAGCGTATCTATCGTGGCCCGGTTCTCAAAGAACTTGATGCTGGGAATTATCACATTTGTGGCCTTGTAAACGAGACCAGTCGCCTAGAATGCTGGCAGTGGCCCGGATTCTCTCCGAGTATCGATCATAAATTTTCAAGCATTGCAGTGGGTGAGAATTTTGTATGTGGGTTATCGCAATTTCACAAGATTAATTGCTCTGGGAGCAATAGTGCTAATAAAGTTGTTGGCAAGGAACCTAGCGGGAAGTATAGCTTGGTTTCTGCTGGGTTCAGGCATGCTTGTGCCATCCATTTGGACAACAGTAGCTTGTATTGCTGGGGAGATCTAAATATGGTGGGCGAGGAACCTCGGGGGGAGTTCACATCATTGGCTTTGGGAGAGAACCGTGGTTGCGCTCTTAAGCTTGATGGAAGAGTTGTTTGCTGGGGCGAACAAGATTTCAGTCTGCCAGAAAACTTGCAGCTGACCTATTTCACCTCGATTGAAGCAAAGCGCAGCGTTTTCTGTGGAGTTGCATCAAAAGACTTGGGCCTTTATTGTTGGGGTAATGATAATCTTGACTCAAAGTTCCCGGTGTTTGAGCGCGTCTTGCCAGGGCCGTGTAGAAGTGAATGTCCATGCAGTCCATTGGTAGGGTCTTCCTTAATTTGTGGTCAACAAATGATCTGCGAGCGTTGTGCAAGGAGAAATTACCCTTCACTACCGCCATGGGCTCCATCACCGCTACCTGGAGAGGAAACCGGAAGCACTGGTTGGGATGACAAGATGGTGGCTTTCCTAGTGGTGGGGTGCGTGGGGTCGTCGGCTCTTTTACTAGTCTGTTGTTTCTTTCTGTTCAGATATTGCAAAGGTAAAGGCTGCCGAGTCCATGACTCAGGCCGATTGGACGAGACAGGAACCACAGCTGAGGCTGGTGATCAACCAGCTGCAGCACCACCAGGCCCAGCACCCGTTCTGGAGAAGCGGTTGAGCCACTTGATTAGCTTGGGAAATGGTGGAGGCCAATTGGAGGAATTCTCTTTGCAAACACTACTTGAAGCCACAAATAACTTCTCTGAAGACCACAAGATTGGAACGGGGAGCTTCGGTTCCGTCTACCACGCGGCTCTAGATGATGGCCGAGAAGTGGCTATCAAGCGCGCTGAGATATCAATGTCTTCAACGACTTCACCGTATGCCACAAAGCGCGAGGATGACAAAGACAATGCTTTCCTAAACGAGCTTGAAGCCTTGTCCCGCCTCCACCACAAGAACCTCGTCCGCCTATATGGGTTTTGTGAAGATAGCAACGAGCGCGTATTGGTCTACGAGTACATGCACAATGGAACCCTCAATGACCACCTGCACAGGCTCCAAAGCTCTCCTCTAGTCTCATGGGCTGCACGCATTAAGGTCGCGCTAGACGCAGCTAGGGGGATTGAGTACCTACACGTGTATGCGGTTCCACCAATCATACACCGCGACATCAAGTCCTCCAACATATTGTTGGATGCCACGTGGACTGCCAAGGTGTCCGATTTTGGCCTATCATTGATGGGCCCTGTAGGAGAGGAGTCGCACCTTTCGCTTCGTGCGGCCGGCACAGTTGGCTATATGGACCCCGAGTACTATAGACTACAAAAATTGACTACCAAGAGTGATGTCTATAGTTTTGGAATAGTATTATTAGAAATGTTGTCAGGGTACAAGGCAATTCATAAAAACGAGAATAGAGTGCCACGCAATATAGTTGATTTTGTAGTACCCTACATTACTCAAGATGAAATTCATAGGGTTTTGGACCCCAAAGTGCCGCCGCCTACACCATTTGAAATTGAGGCAGTGGCATATGTTGGGTATCTAGCTGCAGATTGCGTTGAATCAGAAGGTCGAGATCGACCATCAATGACCGAGATTGTAAGCATATTAGAAAGAGCCTTGGCTGCATGTTTAGCGCCCCCAGCACTTTCTCGATCTACAACTGGGTCTTCTACGTAA
- the LOC122315696 gene encoding receptor protein-tyrosine kinase CEPR2, producing the protein MATTTPFPSLRFPTLLFFLFFSLFPPCTPLMAESEALLRWKDQLNDPHHCLQSWKASDSPCEFSGIKCHPVSGRVTEISLESKSLSGVISPLISVLKSLTVLSLPSNNISGKLPLELSNCSNLRVLNVTENNMIGRIPDLSGLRSLEILDLSLNYFSGSLPSWVGNLTGLISLGLGENEFDEGEIPETLGNLKKLTWLYLGGANLKGDIPESIFELKELETLDVSSNKISGNFPESIVKLKKLNKIELFDNNLAGEIPRELANLTFLREFDASSNRIHGKLPNEIGSLKNLVVFHIYKNNFSGEFPTGFGDMQHLVAFSIYGNSFTGEFPVDFGRFSPLDSIDISENKFSGGFPKFLCENRKLRFLLALGNEFSGELPESYAECKSLQRLRINMNRLSGKVPDGVWALPYVRMIDFGDNNFSGGMSAQIRFSASLSQLVLLNNKFSGELPPELGKLRNLERLHLSSNNFTGEIPSEIGALLQLSSLHLEKNSLTGSIPPELGNCVRLVDLNLALNALTGNIPETFSSMTSLNSLNLSRNELTGLIPENLEKLRLSSIDLSENQLSGRVPSDLLTMGGDVAYLGNKGLCVNQNSKISSSINVCTNHHSQRGFFAGKFVLLCVIASTLVVLLAGLLLVSYKNFKLSEADMENELEGEKKEDPKWKLASFHQVDINADEICDLEEENLIGSGATGKVYRLDLKKNGSTVAVKQLWKGDGVKILEAEMEILGKIRHRNILKLYASLLKGGSSFLVFEYMENGNLFQALHRDIKVGQPELDWYQRYQICLGAAKGIAYLHHDCSPPIIHRDIKSSNILLNEDYEPKIADFGVAKVAEKSHKGSDYSCFAGTHGYIAPELAYSLKVTEKSDVYSFGVVLLELITGRRPVEEEYGEGKDIVYWVLNHLNDRESVLRVLDDKVATHSVQDDMIKVLKVAVLCTTKLPSVRPSMREVVKRLIDADPCAFKSPKHDSDKNSKFFL; encoded by the exons ATGGCCACAACTACCCCCTTTCCCTCCCTCCGGTTCCCAACCCTCctgttcttcctcttcttttcccttttcccgCCCTGTACGCCCCTAATGGCCGAATCCGAAGCCCTCCTCCGTTGGAAAGACCAGCTCAATGACCCCCACCATTGCTTGCAATCCTGGAAAGCTTCAGACTCTCCCTGTGAGTTCTCCGGAATTAAGTGCCACCCGGTTTCCGGTAGAGTCACCGAAATCTCTCTTGAAAGTAAGTCTCTTTCGGGAGTGATCTCGCCTCTTATTTCTGTCCTCAAGAGCCTGACTGTACTCTCGTTGCCGTCCAATAACATCTCCGGAAAGCTTCCTTTGGAACTGAGTAACTGCAGCAACCTTAGAGTGTTGAATGTCACCGAAAACAACATGATCGGACGTATTCCCGACCTCTCCGGGCTAAGAAGCTTGGAGATTCTCGATCTTTCACTAAACTACTTTTCGGGTTCCTTGCCAAGTTGGGTGGGGAATTTAACCGGACTGATTTCCCTAGGGCTCGGTGAGAATGAATTCGACGAGGGTGAAATTCCTGAGACTCTTGGGAATTTGAAGAAATTGACTTGGTTATATCTGGGGGGTGCTAACTTGAAGGGAGACATTCCAGAGTCTATTTTCGAGCTCAAGGAGCTGGAGACGCTTGATGTATCGAGTAACAAGATCTCCGGGAACTTCCCCGAGTCGATtgtcaaattaaagaaactgaaCAAGATCGAGCTCTTCGATAACAATTTGGCCGGAGAAATCCCACGAGAGCTTGCCAACCTGACCTTTCTGAGGGAATTCGATGCTTCTTCCAACAGGATCCATGGGAAGTTGCCCAATGAAATTGGGAGTCTAAAAAATTTGGTGGTTTTCCATATTTATAAGAACAACTTTTCCGGGGAATTCCCTACAGGATTTGGAGATATGCAGCATCTTGTTGCGTTCTCAATCTATGGTAACAGCTTTACCGGGGAGTTTCCTGTGGATTTTGGCCGGTTTTCACCGTTGGACAGCATCGACATATCCGAGAATAAGTTTTCGGGTGGTTTCCCCAAGTTCTTGTGTGAAAACAGAAAGCTAAGGTTCTTACTTGCTTTGGGAAATGAGTTTTCCGGAGAATTGCCAGAGTCTTACGCTGAGTGTAAGTCTCTACAGAGGTTGAGAATCAATATGAACCGCTTGTCTGGCAAAGTTCCCGATGGGGTTTGGGCACTTCCATACGTAAGAATGATTGATTTTGGTGATAACAATTTTAGTGGAGGCATGTCCGCCCAGATCAGGTTTTCTGCTAGCTTGAGTCAGTTGGTTTTATTGAACAATAAGTTTTCAGGTGAGCTTCCACCAGAACTTGGCAAGCTGAGGAACTTAGAGAGGCTTCATTTGAGCAGTAATAACTTCACTGGTGAAATACCTTCTGAAATCGGTGCTCTGCTGCAATTATCATCTTTGCACTTGGAAAAGAATTCTTTGACAGGATCAATACCCCCTGAACTGGGTAACTGTGTGAGGCTTGTTGACTTGAATCTTGCCTTAAATGCTTTGACAGGAAATATACCagaaacattttcttcaatgaCCTCGTTGAACTCTCTGAATCTTTCGAGAAATGAACTTACAGGTTTGATTCCTGAAAACTTGGAGAAACTGAGGTTAAGCTCCATTGATTTGTCTGAAAACCAGCTATCGGGAAGGGTTCCATCTGATCTTTTGACCATGGGTGGAGACGTAGCATATCTTGGAAACAAGGGACTCTGTGTTAACCAAAATTCTAAAATCAGTTCAAGCATAAATGTTTGTACTAATCACCATAGTCAAAGAGGGTTCTTTGCAGGTAAATTCGTTCTGTTATGTGTTATAGCATCCACCTTGGTTGTCCTATTAGCTGGATTATTGCTTGTAAGTTATAAGAACTTCAAGCTTAGTGAGGCTGATATGGAAAATGAGTTGGAaggggagaagaaagaagatccTAAATGGAAACTTGCATCTTTCCATCAAGTAGATATCAATGCTGATGAAATATGTGATctggaagaagaaaatttgattggaagtGGTGCTACAGGAAAAGTTTATCGActggatttgaagaaaaatggaagtaCAGTGGCTGTAAAGCAACTATGGAAAGGAGATGGCGTGAAGATTTTGGAAGCAGAAATGGAGATTCTGGGAAAAATCAGGCACAGAAATATACTGAAGCTTTATGCATCTCTACTAAAAGGAGGCTCAAGTTTTCTGGTATTTGAGTACATGGAAAATGGTAATCTGTTTCAAGCTCTTCACAGAGACATCAAAGTTGGGCAGCCAGAATTGGATTGGTACCAGCGGTATCAAATTtgtttgggagctgcaaagggGATTGCATATCTGCATCATGATTGTTCACCACCTATCATTCATAGGGATATAAAATCAAGCAACATTTTACTTAACGAGGATTATGAGCCAAAAATTGCCGACTTTGGGGTTGCAAAGGTTGCTGAGAAGTCTCATAAAGGGTCTGATTATAGCTGTTTTGCTGGCACTCACGGCTATATTGCTCCTG AGCTGGCATATAGTCTTAAAGTCACTGAAAAGAGTGATGTATATAGCTTTGGCGTGGTGCTGCTAGAACTAATTACAGGGAGAAGACCTGTTGAAGAGGAATATGGAGAAGGAAAAGATATTGTTTATTGGGTTTTAAATCATCTCAATGACCGTGAAAGTGTTCTCAGGGTTCTGGATGATAAAGTGGCAACTCATTCTGTCCAAGATGACATGATTAAGGTCTTGAAGGTTGCAGTCCTTTGTACTACTAAGCTTCCATCCGTTCGCCCTAGTATGAGGGAGGTGGTCAAAAGGCTTATTGATGCCGATCCTTGCGCTTTCAAGTCCCCAAAACACGATTCTGACAAAAACAGCAAGTTTTTCCTCTAG
- the LOC122317519 gene encoding tryptophan aminotransferase-related protein 4-like, with the protein MEKKNMSIYVACLVSSMVLNLFFIANLYVGEDWKLGLSWSKKAAAEAEAVAAISCSGHGRAYLDGVVLNEKGSPVCECNSCYGGPDCSEFSPACAVNAESGDPYFLEPFWRQHAASSALVVAGWHRMGYSYSDHTYICQELERHVRILHSVVGNAVTAGRYIVFGAGSTQLLNAAVNALSSDDSSMSTPIVASIPYYPVYKMQTDIFQSTNFKFEGDASLWKNRTADATVNVIEFVTSPNNPDGQPNKAVLSGPNAKAIHDHAYYWPHFSAIPTPADEDVMLFTISKLTGHASTRFGWAIIKDKAVYERMILYMNLNTYGVSRDSQLRALKLLKVVIEGGGREIFEFGYKTMRDRWQKLNETLSKSKRFSLQKITPQYCSFLHEVRESSPAYAWVKCEREEDRDCNAVLQGANINGREGSKFAAEDRYVRLSLIRSQDDFDLLLQRLNKLLGEEGAKPL; encoded by the exons ATGGAGAAGAAAAATATGTCCATTTATGTAGCGTGCTTGGTATCTTCCATGGTTCTCAATCTCTTCTTTATCGCCAATCTGTACGTGGGTGAAGATTGGAAGCTCGGCCTCAGTTGGAGCAAAAAAGCTGCAGCTGAAGCCGAGGCTGTGGCTGCTATATCATGCTCAGGCCATGGCAGAGCCTACTTGGATGGGGTGGTTCTTAACGAAAAGGGATCTCCGGTTTGTGAGTGCAATTCTTGCTATGGAGGCCCTGACTGCTCTGAGTTTTCACCTGCTTGTGCTGTAAATGCTgaaag TGGAGATCCATATTTTTTGGAGCCATTCTGGAGGCAACATGCAGCAAGCAGTGCACTTGTAGTGGCGGGATGGCATCGAATGGGGTATTCATACAGTGACCACACTTACATCTGTCAAGAGCTAGAGAGGCACGTGCGCATCTTACATTCCGTTGTTGGAAATGCAGTCACTGCCGGGAGGTACATCGTCTTTGGTGCCGGCTCGACTCAACTCCTTAATGCAGCTGTTAACGCATTATCCTCTGATGATTCCTCTATGTCCACACCGATAGTTGCATCAATTCCTTATTATCCG GTTTATAAAATGCAAACGGACATTTTTCAATCAACGAACTTTAAGTTTGAAGGAGATGCATCCCTATGGAAGAACAGGACTGCAGATGCTACTGTGAATGTCATTGAGTTCGTAACTTCACCAAACAATCCAGATGGACAGCCGAACAAGGCAGTTCTTAGCGGTCCAAATGCCAAAGCAATTCATGATCATGCCTACTATTGGCCACACTTTTCAGCCATTCCAACTCCAGCAGATGAAGATGTTATGTTGTTCACAATTTCTAAACTGACGGGTCATGCCAGCACTAGATTCGG GTGGGCAATAATAAAGGATAAGGCTGTGTACGAACGAATGATACTGTATATGAACTTAAACACTTATGGCGTTTCTCGAGATTCTCAATTAAGAGCTTTAAAGCTCTTAAAAGTAGTCATTGAAGGGGGAGGAAGAGAAATCTTTGAATTTGGGTACAAGACCATGAGAGATCGATGGCAAAAATTGAATGAGACTCTATCCAAGTCGAAACGCTTCTCTCTCCAGAAAATTACACCTCAGTACTGCAGTTTTCTGCATGAAGTTAGGGAATCTTCACCAG CTTATGCATGGGTGAAGTGTGAGAGGGAAGAGGACAGAGATTGTAATGCGGTCCTCCAAGGAGCCAATATTAATGGCCGTGAAGGCAGCAAGTTTGCTGCTGAAGATCGTTACGTACGTCTGAGCCTCATACGAAGCCAAGACGATTTTGATTTACTGCTCCAACGTTTGAACAAACTCTTGGGGGAAGAAGGGGCAAAGCCTTTATAA
- the LOC122317157 gene encoding DNA mismatch repair protein MLH1-like: MYQQVLRLFAHFNAMQLSDLAPIFELIMMALKEDNSDPGCHENDGLIEKIAEMNTELLKQKAGLLEDYFCIHIDIRGNLSRFPVILEQYTPDMDRVPEFVLCLGNDVDWEDEKNCFQSISAALGIFYAMHPPMLPNPSGDGMQFYKKRKPLRNPEDEENTPENIGDDTTGENEIEQELLSEAETVWVQREWSIQHVLFPSMRLFFKPPSSMATNGTFVRVASLEKLYKIFERC, translated from the exons ATGTATCAGCAAGTTCTGCGCCTGTTTGCCCATTTTAATGCCATGCAATTAAGTGACCTGGCTCCAATTTTTGAGTTGATTATGATGGCATTGAAAGAAGACAATTCAGATCCGGGATGCCATGAGAATGATGGCCTAATAGAGAAAATCGCAGAA ATGAATACCGAATTGCTCAAGCAAAAGGCTGGACTGTTAGAGGATTATTTCTGCATTCATATTGATATACGTGGAAATTTGTCTAGATTTCCCGTCATACTTGAGCAGTACACACCTGACATGGATCGTGTCCCTGAATTTGTACTTTGTTTGGGCAATGAT GTCGACTGGGAGGATGAGAAAAATTGCTTCCAATCAATTTCAGCTGCTCTTGGAATCTTTTATGCCATGCATCCTCCCATGTTACCCAACCCATCAGGTGATGGTATGCAGTTctacaaaaagagaaaacctctCAGGAAtcctgaagatgaagaaaatacTCCTGAGAATATAG GGGATGATACCACAGGAGAGAATGAAATTGAGCAGGAACTACTTTCGGAGGCAGAGACTGTGTGGGTACAGCGTGAATGGTCAATCCAACACGTATTGTTTCCATCCATGAGACTCTTTTTCAAGCCACCTAGTTCAATGGCTACTAATGGAACCTTTGTCCGG GTCGCTTCACTGGAGAAGCTTTACAAGATCTTTGAAAGATGTTAA
- the LOC122317156 gene encoding tryptophan aminotransferase-related protein 4-like has protein sequence MEKKNMSIYVACLVSSMVLNLFLITNQYVGEDWKLGLSWSKKAAAEAEAVAAISCSGHGRAYLDGVVLNEKGSPVCECNSCYGGPDCSEFSPACAVNADGGDPYFLEPFWRQHAASSALVVAGWHRMGYSYSDSTFIGQELERHVRILHSVVGNAVTAGRYIVFGGGSTQLLNAAVNALSSDNSSLPTPIVASIPYYPVYKMQTDIFQSTNFKFEGDASLWKNRTADATVNVIEFVTSPNNPDGQPNKAVLSGPNAKAIHDHAYYWPHFSAIPTPADEDVMVFTISKLTGHASTRFGWAIIKDKAVYERMILYMNLNTFGVSRDSQLRALKLLKVVIEKGGREIFEFGYKTMRDRWQKLSETLSKSKRFSLQKITPQYCSFLHEVRESSPAYAWVKCEREEDRDCNAVLQGANINGREGSMFSAEDRYVRLSLIRSQDDFDLLLQRLNKLLGEEGAKPL, from the exons ATGGAGAAGAAAAATATGTCCATTTATGTAGCGTGCTTGGTATCTTCCATGGTTCTCAATCTCTTCTTAATCACCAATCAGTACGTGGGTGAAGATTGGAAGCTCGGCCTCAGTTGGAGCAAAAAAGCTGCAGCTGAAGCCGAGGCTGTGGCTGCTATATCATGCTCGGGCCATGGCAGAGCCTACTTGGATGGGGTGGTTCTTAACGAAAAGGGATCTCCGGTTTGTGAGTGCAATTCTTGCTATGGAGGCCCTGACTGCTCTGAGTTTTCACCTGCTTGTGCTGTAAATGCTGATgg TGGAGATCCATATTTTTTGGAGCCATTCTGGAGGCAACATGCCGCAAGCAGTGCACTTGTAGTGGCCGGTTGGCATCGCATGGGGTATTCATACAGTGACAGCACTTTTATTGGTCAAGAGCTAGAAAGGCACGTGCGCATCTTACATTCCGTTGTTGGAAATGCAGTCACTGCCGGGAGGTACATCGTCTTTGGTGGCGGCTCGACTCAACTCCTTAATGCAGCTGTTAACGCATTATCCTCTGATAATTCCTCTCTGCCCACACCGATAGTTGCATCAATTCCTTATTATCCG GTTTATAAAATGCAAACGGACATTTTTCAATCAACGAACTTTAAGTTTGAAGGAGATGCATCCCTATGGAAGAACAGGACTGCAGATGCTACTGTGAATGTCATTGAGTTCGTAACTTCACCAAACAATCCAGATGGACAGCCGAACAAGGCAGTTCTTAGCGGTCCAAATGCCAAAGCAATTCATGATCATGCCTACTATTGGCCACACTTTTCAGCCATTCCAACTCCAGCAGATGAAGATGTTATGGTGTTCACAATTTCTAAACTGACGGGTCATGCCAGCACTAGATTCGG GTGGGCAATAATAAAGGATAAGGCTGTGTACGAACGAATGATACTGTATATGAACTTAAACACTTTTGGTGTTTCTCGAGATTCTCAATTAAGAGCTTTAAAGCTCTTAAAAGTAGTCATTGAAAAGGGAGGAAGAGAAATCTTTGAATTTGGGTACAAGACCATGAGAGATCGATGGCAAAAATTGAGTGAGACTCTATCCAAGTCGAAACGCTTCTCTCTCCAGAAAATTACACCTCAGTACTGCAGTTTTCTGCATGAAGTTAGGGAATCCTCACCAG CTTATGCATGGGTGAAGTGTGAGAGGGAAGAGGACAGAGATTGTAATGCGGTCCTCCAAGGAGCCAATATTAATGGCCGTGAAGGCAGCATGTTTAGTGCTGAAGATCGTTACGTACGTCTGAGCCTCATACGAAGCCAAGACGATTTTGATTTGCTGCTTCAACGTTTGAACAAACTCTTGGGGGAAGAAGGGGCAAAGCCTTTATAA